From the Homo sapiens chromosome 1, GRCh38.p14 Primary Assembly genome, one window contains:
- the ATF3 gene encoding cyclic AMP-dependent transcription factor ATF-3 isoform 5 (isoform 5 is encoded by transcript variant 7), with product MMLQHPGQVSASEEELRFAIQNKHLCHRMSSALESVTVSDRPLGVSITKAEVAPEEDERKKRRRERNKIAAAKCRNKKKEKTECLQKLPRPFWVQKTCIWAVDSCK from the exons ATGATGCTTCAACACCCAGGCCAGGTCTCTGCCTCGGAA GAAGAGCTGAGGTTTGCCATCCAGAACAAGCACCTCTGCCACCGGATGTCCTCTGCGCTGGAATCAGTCACTGTCAGCGACAGACCCCTCGGGGTGTCCATCACAAAAGCCGAG GTAGCCCCTGaagaagatgaaaggaaaaagaggcGACGAGAAAGAAATAAGATTGCAGCTGCAAAGTGCCGAaacaagaagaaggagaagacGGAGTGCCTGCAGAAA CTCCCAAGGCCCTTTTGGGTCCAGAAGACCTGCATATGGGCTGTTGACTCATGCAAATGA
- the ATF3 gene encoding cyclic AMP-dependent transcription factor ATF-3 isoform X1, whose protein sequence is MMLQHPGQVSASEVSASAIVPCLSPPGSLVFEDFANLTPFVKEELRFAIQNKHLCHRMSSALESVTVSDRPLGVSITKAEVAPEEDERKKRRRERNKIAAAKCRNKKKEKTECLQKESEKLESVNAELKAQIEELKNEKQHLIYMLNLHRPTCIVRAQNGRTPEDERNLFIQQIKEGTLQS, encoded by the exons ATGATGCTTCAACACCCAGGCCAGGTCTCTGCCTCGGAAGTGAGTGCTTCTGCCATCGTCCCCTGCCTGTCCCCTCCTGGGTCACTGGTGTTTGAGGATTTTGCTAACCTGACGCCCTTTGTCAAGGAAGAGCTGAGGTTTGCCATCCAGAACAAGCACCTCTGCCACCGGATGTCCTCTGCGCTGGAATCAGTCACTGTCAGCGACAGACCCCTCGGGGTGTCCATCACAAAAGCCGAG GTAGCCCCTGaagaagatgaaaggaaaaagaggcGACGAGAAAGAAATAAGATTGCAGCTGCAAAGTGCCGAaacaagaagaaggagaagacGGAGTGCCTGCAGAAA GAGTCGGAGAAGCTGGAAAGTGTGAATGCTGAACTGAAGGCTCAGATTGAGGAGCTCAAGAACGAGAAGCAGCATTTGATATACATGCTCAACCTTCATCGGCCCACGTGTATTGTCCGGGCTCAGAATGGGAGGACTCCAGAAGATGAGAGAAACCTCTTTATCCAACAGATAAAAGAAGGAACATTGCAGAGCTAA
- the ATF3 gene encoding cyclic AMP-dependent transcription factor ATF-3 isoform 2 (isoform 2 is encoded by transcript variant 4) — MMLQHPGQVSASEVSASAIVPCLSPPGSLVFEDFANLTPFVKEELRFAIQNKHLCHRMSSALESVTVSDRPLGVSITKAEVAPEEDERKKRRRERNKIAAAKCRNKKKEKTECLQKLPRPFWVQKTCIWAVDSCK; from the exons ATGATGCTTCAACACCCAGGCCAGGTCTCTGCCTCGGAAGTGAGTGCTTCTGCCATCGTCCCCTGCCTGTCCCCTCCTGGGTCACTGGTGTTTGAGGATTTTGCTAACCTGACGCCCTTTGTCAAGGAAGAGCTGAGGTTTGCCATCCAGAACAAGCACCTCTGCCACCGGATGTCCTCTGCGCTGGAATCAGTCACTGTCAGCGACAGACCCCTCGGGGTGTCCATCACAAAAGCCGAG GTAGCCCCTGaagaagatgaaaggaaaaagaggcGACGAGAAAGAAATAAGATTGCAGCTGCAAAGTGCCGAaacaagaagaaggagaagacGGAGTGCCTGCAGAAA CTCCCAAGGCCCTTTTGGGTCCAGAAGACCTGCATATGGGCTGTTGACTCATGCAAATGA
- the ATF3 gene encoding cyclic AMP-dependent transcription factor ATF-3 isoform 3 (isoform 3 is encoded by transcript variant 8) yields the protein MSSALESVTVSDRPLGVSITKAEVAPEEDERKKRRRERNKIAAAKCRNKKKEKTECLQKESEKLESVNAELKAQIEELKNEKQHLIYMLNLHRPTCIVRAQNGRTPEDERNLFIQQIKEGTLQS from the exons ATGTCCTCTGCGCTGGAATCAGTCACTGTCAGCGACAGACCCCTCGGGGTGTCCATCACAAAAGCCGAG GTAGCCCCTGaagaagatgaaaggaaaaagaggcGACGAGAAAGAAATAAGATTGCAGCTGCAAAGTGCCGAaacaagaagaaggagaagacGGAGTGCCTGCAGAAA GAGTCGGAGAAGCTGGAAAGTGTGAATGCTGAACTGAAGGCTCAGATTGAGGAGCTCAAGAACGAGAAGCAGCATTTGATATACATGCTCAACCTTCATCGGCCCACGTGTATTGTCCGGGCTCAGAATGGGAGGACTCCAGAAGATGAGAGAAACCTCTTTATCCAACAGATAAAAGAAGGAACATTGCAGAGCTAA
- the ATF3 gene encoding cyclic AMP-dependent transcription factor ATF-3 isoform X2 — protein MQMRYLNCSFSISRATGRLCGITRVSLKKRVCIFLNPVLLSHLPSSSRSLMSPGVSQESEKLESVNAELKAQIEELKNEKQHLIYMLNLHRPTCIVRAQNGRTPEDERNLFIQQIKEGTLQS, from the exons ATGCAAATGAGGTATCTGAACTGCAGCTTCAGTATTAGCAGAGCCACAGGCCGCCTCTGTGGCATCACCAGGGTTTCTCTGAAGAAGAGGGTCTGCATTTTCCTAAACCCAGTGCTGCTCTCCCATCTCCCATCTTCCTCTCGCAGCTTGATGAGCCCCGGTGTGTCCCAG GAGTCGGAGAAGCTGGAAAGTGTGAATGCTGAACTGAAGGCTCAGATTGAGGAGCTCAAGAACGAGAAGCAGCATTTGATATACATGCTCAACCTTCATCGGCCCACGTGTATTGTCCGGGCTCAGAATGGGAGGACTCCAGAAGATGAGAGAAACCTCTTTATCCAACAGATAAAAGAAGGAACATTGCAGAGCTAA